A stretch of Zonotrichia leucophrys gambelii isolate GWCS_2022_RI chromosome 19, RI_Zleu_2.0, whole genome shotgun sequence DNA encodes these proteins:
- the SMTNL2 gene encoding smoothelin-like protein 2 isoform X2, producing the protein MAGESEDLNSREAQTVCDGLERYEDTLRGAVREIHVDIQLFKQGVGRQVEEVLRLASPLAHAVSELQQENRRLRSVDLDDHQKPEFRRVFSSSIIENGHRSSSSGQAKVAHELTCFQMSESSSPEAHAPAVTLQMPHLPVTAVTRISEKFSGESICSAGTTNTSSCLLGQGKSANKMGVKSSNQPAKDWNSITVRTMDSSATGENATSVTKPVSTVNYGLRSGAKTGESAIDSCCEVTPSSHSPPPTVHRQVERRRELVRSQTLPRTSGTQARKALFEKLERDDAKGKGESRAKLKRSLSFGVASASSIKQILLDWCRSKTIGYKHIDLQNFSSSWNDGMAFCALVHSFFPEAFDYNKLDPANRKQNFELAFTTAEKMAHCDRLIEVEDMMVMGHKPDPMCVFTYVQSLYSHLRCFE; encoded by the exons ATGGCCGGCGAGAGCGAGGATTTGAACAGCCGAGAGGCGCAGACTGTCTGCGACGGCCTGGAACGCTACGAGGACACGCTGCGGGGCGCCGTCCGGGAGATACATGTGGACATCCAGCTGTTCAAGCAAGGAGTAGGCCGGCAGGTGGAGGAGGTGCTGCGCCTCGCCAGTCCCCTGGCACACGctgtctctgagctgcagcaggagaaccGGCGCCTCCGG AGTGTAGACCTGGATGACCACCAGAAACCTGAGTTCAGAAGAGTTTTTAGTTCTTCCATCATTGAAAATGGGCATCGATCTTCATCATCTG GTCAGGCAAAAGTCGCCCATGAACTGACCTGTTTTCAGATGTCAGAATCTTCGTCCCCCGAAGCCCATGCCCCTGCAGTCACCTTACAGATGCCCCACCTTCCTGTTACTGCAGTAACCAGGATATCTGAGAAGTTTTCAGGAGAGAGCATCTGTTCAGCAGGAACAACTAATACATCTTCTtgcctgctgggacagggcaagAGCGCAAATAAAATGGGAGTAAAATCTTCCAACCAGCCAG CGAAGGACTGGAATTCAATTACAGTGAGAACAATGGATTCATCTGCTACTGGAG AGAATGCTACTTCTGTCACCAAGCCTGTGTCAACTGTGAACTATGGGCTGCGTAGTGGAGCCAAAACTGGTGAAAG TGCCATTGACAGTTGCTGTGAGGTGACCCCCAGCTCTCACTCACCTCCTCCTACTGTGCATCGCCAGGTTGAAAGGAGGCGAGAATTGGTGCGGTCTCAGACGCTCCCGCGGACTTCAGGAACGCAGGCCAGGAAAGCGCTTTTTGAAAAACTTGAACGCGATGATGCAAA aggaaaaggagaatcCAGAGCTAAGCTGAAGAGGTCGCTGAGTTTTGGGGTTGCCAGCGCTAGCAGCATTAAACAAATTCTGTTAGACTGGTGTCGCTCAAAAACCATAGGATACAAG CACATTGATCTGCAGAACTTCTCCTCAAGCTGGAATGATGGGATGGCGTTCTGCGCTCTTGTGcattctttctttcctgaagcTTTTGATTATAATAAGCTTGACCCAGCTAACCGCAAGCAGAACTTTGAGCTGGCCTTCACAACGGCTGA GAAAATGGCTCACTGTGACCGTCTGATAGAAGTGGAAGACATGATGGTGATGGGTCACAAGCCAGATCCCATGTGTGTCTTCACCTATGTCCAGTCTCTGTACAGTCATCTACGATGCTTTGAATAA
- the SMTNL2 gene encoding smoothelin-like protein 2 isoform X1, translating into MAGESEDLNSREAQTVCDGLERYEDTLRGAVREIHVDIQLFKQGVGRQVEEVLRLASPLAHAVSELQQENRRLRVQLERLSRQVEALGRSAGLSQEWVNEAAESPQVVGPGSPAQGSADGAFSGHAKRTVAGRSQSVDLDDHQKPEFRRVFSSSIIENGHRSSSSGQAKVAHELTCFQMSESSSPEAHAPAVTLQMPHLPVTAVTRISEKFSGESICSAGTTNTSSCLLGQGKSANKMGVKSSNQPAKDWNSITVRTMDSSATGENATSVTKPVSTVNYGLRSGAKTGESAIDSCCEVTPSSHSPPPTVHRQVERRRELVRSQTLPRTSGTQARKALFEKLERDDAKGKGESRAKLKRSLSFGVASASSIKQILLDWCRSKTIGYKHIDLQNFSSSWNDGMAFCALVHSFFPEAFDYNKLDPANRKQNFELAFTTAEKMAHCDRLIEVEDMMVMGHKPDPMCVFTYVQSLYSHLRCFE; encoded by the exons ATGGCCGGCGAGAGCGAGGATTTGAACAGCCGAGAGGCGCAGACTGTCTGCGACGGCCTGGAACGCTACGAGGACACGCTGCGGGGCGCCGTCCGGGAGATACATGTGGACATCCAGCTGTTCAAGCAAGGAGTAGGCCGGCAGGTGGAGGAGGTGCTGCGCCTCGCCAGTCCCCTGGCACACGctgtctctgagctgcagcaggagaaccGGCGCCTCCGGGTACAGCTGGAGCGCCTGTCTCGGCAGGTGGAGGCCCTGGGCAGGTCGGCGGGGCTGTCGCAGGAGTGGGTGAACGAGGCGGCAGAGAGCCCCCAGGTCGTGGGGCCCGGCTCGCCGGCTCAAGGCTCGGCCGACGGCGCCTTCTCCGGTCATGCTAAGCGAACGGTCGCTGGCCGGAGCCAA AGTGTAGACCTGGATGACCACCAGAAACCTGAGTTCAGAAGAGTTTTTAGTTCTTCCATCATTGAAAATGGGCATCGATCTTCATCATCTG GTCAGGCAAAAGTCGCCCATGAACTGACCTGTTTTCAGATGTCAGAATCTTCGTCCCCCGAAGCCCATGCCCCTGCAGTCACCTTACAGATGCCCCACCTTCCTGTTACTGCAGTAACCAGGATATCTGAGAAGTTTTCAGGAGAGAGCATCTGTTCAGCAGGAACAACTAATACATCTTCTtgcctgctgggacagggcaagAGCGCAAATAAAATGGGAGTAAAATCTTCCAACCAGCCAG CGAAGGACTGGAATTCAATTACAGTGAGAACAATGGATTCATCTGCTACTGGAG AGAATGCTACTTCTGTCACCAAGCCTGTGTCAACTGTGAACTATGGGCTGCGTAGTGGAGCCAAAACTGGTGAAAG TGCCATTGACAGTTGCTGTGAGGTGACCCCCAGCTCTCACTCACCTCCTCCTACTGTGCATCGCCAGGTTGAAAGGAGGCGAGAATTGGTGCGGTCTCAGACGCTCCCGCGGACTTCAGGAACGCAGGCCAGGAAAGCGCTTTTTGAAAAACTTGAACGCGATGATGCAAA aggaaaaggagaatcCAGAGCTAAGCTGAAGAGGTCGCTGAGTTTTGGGGTTGCCAGCGCTAGCAGCATTAAACAAATTCTGTTAGACTGGTGTCGCTCAAAAACCATAGGATACAAG CACATTGATCTGCAGAACTTCTCCTCAAGCTGGAATGATGGGATGGCGTTCTGCGCTCTTGTGcattctttctttcctgaagcTTTTGATTATAATAAGCTTGACCCAGCTAACCGCAAGCAGAACTTTGAGCTGGCCTTCACAACGGCTGA GAAAATGGCTCACTGTGACCGTCTGATAGAAGTGGAAGACATGATGGTGATGGGTCACAAGCCAGATCCCATGTGTGTCTTCACCTATGTCCAGTCTCTGTACAGTCATCTACGATGCTTTGAATAA